In Mercurialis annua linkage group LG6, ddMerAnnu1.2, whole genome shotgun sequence, the following are encoded in one genomic region:
- the LOC126686177 gene encoding scarecrow-like protein 33 isoform X1, whose amino-acid sequence MDNTLIGAHPTTMAGFRFDLSVIPNQNLIEFNGQSSSNTSSCESSTSSSSIFESDSPDGNDFCNVVLKYISDMLMEEDLESENFVPEDCLALEAAEKSFYDVLDQKYPPPSLRFDPNTVESSGSGWMFSQAEFEFGCSSEKKHHQLERSGYSDERSSKQLAVSVEKHEEDGAIFDEILLGQAENNGSKSCAGGGKVRKKRGSSKKTEMMDLWTVLPQCAQAVADDDQVTAKDLLRQIRQYSSPFGDGNQRIAHYFANGLEARLAGSGTPGYTPAISSTTSAASVLKAHHIFITACPFQTMSHLYANETIIKLSENVTRLHIIDFGILYGFQWPNLIQRLSTRIGGPPKLCITGIEFPQPGFRPAERVEETGRRLRKYCERFNVPFEYYHIAQNWASIQYDDFNINENEMVVVNSLYRFKNLPDDTMIAKSVRDAILQLVRKINPCIFIHGVVNGTYNAPFFRTRFRDTLFHFSALFDMFDSTIPREERERMTMEEVFGRYAVNVIACEGGERVERPETYRQWQVRNLRAGFRQLPLDEVIMKKVRSTVKSNYNKNFMVDEDCQWMLQGWKGRIIYALSVWKPVHD is encoded by the coding sequence ATGGATAATACTCTAATCGGAGCACATCCGACCACCATGGCCGGATTCCGATTCGATTTATCAGTAATTCCAAATCAGAATCTGATCGAATTCAACGGTCAATCGAGTTCAAATACTTCAAGTTGTGAATCATCAACATCTTCAAGCTCGATATTCGAATCGGATTCGCCGGACGGTAATGATTTCTGTAATGTTGTTCTTAAGTATATAAGTGATATGTTAATGGAAGAAGATTTAGAGAGTGAGAATTTTGTGCCTGAAGATTGTTTAGCCCTAGAAGCTGCTGAGAAATCTTTTTATGATGTTCTTGACCAGAAATATCCTCCGCCTTCGCTTCGGTTTGATCCGAATACAGTTGAATCCTCCGGTTCCGGTTGGATGTTCAGTCAAGCGGAATTTGAATTCGGATGCTCGAGCGAAAAGAAACATCATCAACTTGAAAGAAGTGGATATTCTGATGAAAGAAGTAGCAAGCAATTGGCGGTTTCGGTTGAAAAACACGAAGAAGACGGGGCGATATTCGATGAGATATTGCTCGGTCAAGCCGAGAACAATGGTTCTAAATCTTGCGCTGGCGGAGGAAAAGTGCGGAAAAAGCGAGGCAGTAGTAAGAAAACCGAAATGATGGATTTATGGACCGTCCTACCGCAATGTGCGCAAGCCGTAGCGGATGATGATCAAGTGACTGCAAAGGATCTACTAAGGCAGATAAGGCAATATTCGTCTCCTTTCGGAGACGGAAACCAAAGAATTGCACATTATTTTGCTAACGGCTTGGAGGCGCGATTGGCTGGCTCCGGAACGCCAGGCTATACGCCGGCAATAAGTAGTACAACATCAGCTGCTAGTGTGCTAAAAGCTCACCACATATTTATTACAGCATGCCCTTTTCAGACAATGTCACATCTTTATGCTAATGAGACAATCATCAAACTATCAGAAAATGTAACAAGGCTTCACATCATTGATTTTGGAATTCTATACGGTTTTCAATGGCCCAACCTTATCCAGCGTCTCTCGACGAGAATTGGTGGACCTCCTAAGTTATGCATAACGGGAATCGAGTTTCCTCAACCTGGTTTTCGACCTGCGGAAAGGGTTGAAGAAACAGGCCGCCGTTTAAGAAAATATTGCGAAAGATTTAATGTTCCGTTTGAATACTATCATATAGCACAGAATTGGGCAAGTATACAATATGACGATTTCAATATAAACGAAAACGAAATGGTTGTCGTTAACAGTTTGTATCGGTTCAAGAACCTCCCTGATGATACAATGATAGCGAAAAGCGTCAGAGACGCCATCCTTCAATTGGTAAGGAAAATTAATCCGTGTATCTTCATTCATGGAGTAGTTAATGGTACTTACAATGCGCCCTTCTTTCGCACACGTTTTCGAGACACGCTCTTTCATTTCTCGGCTTTGTTTGACATGTTCGATTCTACTATTCCTCGTGAAGAACGCGAAAGAATGACGATGGAAGAAGTCTTTGGAAGGTATGCAGTAAATGTGATAGCTTGTGAGGGCGGTGAGAGGGTTGAAAGGCCGGAGACATATAGACAGTGGCAAGTTCGGAACTTGAGAGCCGGGTTCAGGCAGCTTCCGCTAGACGAGGTGATAATGAAGAAGGTGAGGAGTACTGTTAAATCAAATTACAATAAGAACTTCATGGTTGATGAAGATTGTCAGTGGATGCTGCAAGGTTGGAAAGGGAGAATAATATATGCACTTTCAGTTTGGAAACCTGTTCATGATTAA
- the LOC126686177 gene encoding scarecrow-like protein 14 isoform X2 produces the protein MFSQAEFEFGCSSEKKHHQLERSGYSDERSSKQLAVSVEKHEEDGAIFDEILLGQAENNGSKSCAGGGKVRKKRGSSKKTEMMDLWTVLPQCAQAVADDDQVTAKDLLRQIRQYSSPFGDGNQRIAHYFANGLEARLAGSGTPGYTPAISSTTSAASVLKAHHIFITACPFQTMSHLYANETIIKLSENVTRLHIIDFGILYGFQWPNLIQRLSTRIGGPPKLCITGIEFPQPGFRPAERVEETGRRLRKYCERFNVPFEYYHIAQNWASIQYDDFNINENEMVVVNSLYRFKNLPDDTMIAKSVRDAILQLVRKINPCIFIHGVVNGTYNAPFFRTRFRDTLFHFSALFDMFDSTIPREERERMTMEEVFGRYAVNVIACEGGERVERPETYRQWQVRNLRAGFRQLPLDEVIMKKVRSTVKSNYNKNFMVDEDCQWMLQGWKGRIIYALSVWKPVHD, from the coding sequence ATGTTCAGTCAAGCGGAATTTGAATTCGGATGCTCGAGCGAAAAGAAACATCATCAACTTGAAAGAAGTGGATATTCTGATGAAAGAAGTAGCAAGCAATTGGCGGTTTCGGTTGAAAAACACGAAGAAGACGGGGCGATATTCGATGAGATATTGCTCGGTCAAGCCGAGAACAATGGTTCTAAATCTTGCGCTGGCGGAGGAAAAGTGCGGAAAAAGCGAGGCAGTAGTAAGAAAACCGAAATGATGGATTTATGGACCGTCCTACCGCAATGTGCGCAAGCCGTAGCGGATGATGATCAAGTGACTGCAAAGGATCTACTAAGGCAGATAAGGCAATATTCGTCTCCTTTCGGAGACGGAAACCAAAGAATTGCACATTATTTTGCTAACGGCTTGGAGGCGCGATTGGCTGGCTCCGGAACGCCAGGCTATACGCCGGCAATAAGTAGTACAACATCAGCTGCTAGTGTGCTAAAAGCTCACCACATATTTATTACAGCATGCCCTTTTCAGACAATGTCACATCTTTATGCTAATGAGACAATCATCAAACTATCAGAAAATGTAACAAGGCTTCACATCATTGATTTTGGAATTCTATACGGTTTTCAATGGCCCAACCTTATCCAGCGTCTCTCGACGAGAATTGGTGGACCTCCTAAGTTATGCATAACGGGAATCGAGTTTCCTCAACCTGGTTTTCGACCTGCGGAAAGGGTTGAAGAAACAGGCCGCCGTTTAAGAAAATATTGCGAAAGATTTAATGTTCCGTTTGAATACTATCATATAGCACAGAATTGGGCAAGTATACAATATGACGATTTCAATATAAACGAAAACGAAATGGTTGTCGTTAACAGTTTGTATCGGTTCAAGAACCTCCCTGATGATACAATGATAGCGAAAAGCGTCAGAGACGCCATCCTTCAATTGGTAAGGAAAATTAATCCGTGTATCTTCATTCATGGAGTAGTTAATGGTACTTACAATGCGCCCTTCTTTCGCACACGTTTTCGAGACACGCTCTTTCATTTCTCGGCTTTGTTTGACATGTTCGATTCTACTATTCCTCGTGAAGAACGCGAAAGAATGACGATGGAAGAAGTCTTTGGAAGGTATGCAGTAAATGTGATAGCTTGTGAGGGCGGTGAGAGGGTTGAAAGGCCGGAGACATATAGACAGTGGCAAGTTCGGAACTTGAGAGCCGGGTTCAGGCAGCTTCCGCTAGACGAGGTGATAATGAAGAAGGTGAGGAGTACTGTTAAATCAAATTACAATAAGAACTTCATGGTTGATGAAGATTGTCAGTGGATGCTGCAAGGTTGGAAAGGGAGAATAATATATGCACTTTCAGTTTGGAAACCTGTTCATGATTAA
- the LOC126686183 gene encoding uncharacterized protein LOC126686183: MAKREMSTTLKNLKFMQRAAVREEITKKPEEEKIPDGNFVSLGSIRKCMVIMEGDPQPGASIGRISFQSFNPSVDKLNEEASNGGRCEESDVCATTSSDHSGKKSFRGNGTSLDGVESSNTGNTNLNDLKRKQLEAELEPESQHKNKSPKTEGDQQSFPNSNRKSFKQPKKEKLDWNVLRPKSQNNQKKRG; the protein is encoded by the exons ATGGCAAAGCGTGAGATGTCAACTACTTTGAAGAACTTGAAG TTTATGCAACGGGCAGCTGTTAGAGAGGAAATTACTAAGAAACCAGAAGAGGAGAAGATACCTGATGGCAATTTTGTTTCCCTTGGTTCTATTAGGAAGTG CATGGTTATAATGGAAGGAGATCCGCAACCAGGAGCATCTATTGGACGAATCTCGTTTCAAAGTTTCAATCCTTCTGTTGAT AAACTAAATGAAGAAGCAAGTAACGGTGGTCGATGTGAAGAGTCTGATGTGTGTGCTACTACCTCTAGTGATCACAGTGGAAAAAAATCTTTCAG AGGAAATGGAACATCACTGGACGGAGTAGAGAGCTCAAATACCGGTAACACAAATTTGAATGACCTTAAAAGAAAACAGTTAGAAGCAGAACTGGAACCCGAATCCCAACATAAGAATAAATCGCCAAAAACTGAAGGTGACCAACAGTCATTTCCAAATAGCAATAGGAAGTCTTTCAAGcaaccaaaaaaagaaaagcTGGACTGGAATGTTCTTAGACCAAAAAGTCAAAacaatcaaaagaaaagagGGTGA
- the LOC126686036 gene encoding uncharacterized protein C24B11.05-like, giving the protein MELEENQQQQTLEKYDCLIFDVDDTLYPLWSGLSHHVTENIKEYMIEKLGIEKSKVLELCAFLYKHYGTTLAGLRAVGHKIDYNDFHSFVHGRLPYDDILKTDHVLRSLLHSLPFRKIVFTNADKAHASRVLSKLGLEDCFEQIICFDTLNNTNKGIEPVNEDEIGVFDINEYSAAPNAGIKLPKSPVVCKPFEEAFEQAFKIAGINPQKTLFFDDSIRNLQTGKRLGLTTVWVGSSLRTEGVDCAVESIHNINEALPELWETNEKFEGVKCADKVAIETSVKA; this is encoded by the exons atggAGTTGGAAGAAAACCAACAACAACAGACTCTGGAGAAGTATGATTGTCTCATTTTTG ATGTAGATGATACTCTTTACCCTTTGTGGTCCGGTTTGTCACATCATGTTACAGAAAATATTAAAG agtatatgattgaaaagcttGGCATTGAGAAAAGCAAAGTCTTAGAATTGTGTGCTTTCTTGTACAAGCATTATGGCACTACATTGGCTGGTCTCAGA GCTGTTGGGCATAAAATTGACTATAATGACTTCCATAG TTTTGTTCATGGAAGATTACCCTATGATGATATCTTAAAAACTGACCATGTTCTTAGAAGCCTTTTGCACAGCTTACCTTTTAGAAAAATT GTATTCACCAATGCAGATAAGGCTCATGCCAGCAGGGTCCTGAGTAAACTTGGCTTGGAGGATTGCTTTGAACAGATCATATGCTTTGACACCTTAAACAACACAAACAAAGGCATTGAACCTGTAAATGAAGATGAAATCGGAGTTTTCGACATCAATGAATACAGTGCTGCACCAAATGCTGGAATAAAACTTCCTAAGTCACCAGTAGTCTGCAAACCATTTGAAGAAGCCTTTGAACAAGCCTTTAAGATTGCAGGCATCAACCCTCAAAAAACA TTGTTCTTTGATGATAGCATCCGCAATCTACAGACCGGGAAACGACTTGGCCTCACCACCGTTTGGGTAGGCTCTTCTCTTCGAACGGAAGGCGTGGACTGTGCAGTAGAGAGCATCCACAATATCAATGAAGCATTGCCAGAGCTATGGGAGACTAATGAGAAGTTTGAAGGTGTTAAGTGTGCAGACAAGGTTGCCATTGAGACTTCAGTTAAAGCATAG